The Venturia canescens isolate UGA chromosome 10, ASM1945775v1, whole genome shotgun sequence genome segment atttcggaGTCTTAGCACTATATTTACAGCAAGGTTTGTCAGTGTTGCGCGCAAAATTGTTCATTTCTCGAGCAATATTCGTAAACTTCGTAATCCAAGGTAAAAAGGGCGGGAGTGATGGTGaattgtgaaataaaatgGAGATAGTTTTCACCACGATTTCATTGATCGATCGACGAGTCTGCTGGAAGCTTgaattttcatggaaaaattgaatttttcattggagaTCGAAGTGTCAATGTTGCGGCAACTACGAATCGATTTGAGCGAGTGAATTTGTCGATTTGTGGTTATAAATTGGCGGCCTTGGATCGAGGCTCGTTTCCAGGCACAGAGAGCGTTTATGCGAGCAAAATTCTCgtctataaatataaatacgtTTGTATAATccgttgagaaaaataaaacaaaaagcaCTGTTCAGAGCCACCAACGTATGAGGATGAAACAGAGAGCCGCGGGTATCAAGAAACTCGAAGATTTTCTCGAAGGGTTTGCGCCGTTGCACAAATCGCCGAGGCACAGGCACATGTAAACTTTTTTGTTGTCTTTCGTCGTGTACGCGCATCGCTCTTCACCGTCGTCTGGTCCACGCTGGAAGCACATTCTTTGCGTCGCGGTACCGTATTCTGGGGACAAGAAAAAATGGACTGTCAAAAATCGCTCGAAAGATTcaattcgatcgaatttttccTTCGATATTTTCCGTTCACTAAAAACCCTTTTTCCTCCATTAAACATTCCCACACCTTCGGTCTGTTtagtcgaaaaaaaacttccgaTAATTCATGacgaaataaatggaaaatgaaaattcattccggAATGcttgaagaaatattaaaatcgAAGTCGACGATCACGCGCTACACCGCTCCCGACTTTATCTCGACGTCCTTGGCTCTCCCTGAATATGCAAAGATTCTTCAATGCGTGATGAAACTTACCATTGTTGAGACTAGGATTCTCAATGACTTTTCCACACCATCCAGACGCGCAAGGAACCGTCTCCACGCCGTGCTCAGTCTCGATCTGTGTGGAATTCATGGTAAAAGGATCCTTGCACGAGCCCAGATCTCCTCGCGATCTGCATTGGATGCATCTCCGAATCAGACCTTATCGAAGTTCGAATGATTTATTATTCTTGCCGTCATAACCTTCATTAGCGTTTACAATCACGTTTTTAACGGAGAAAGGATGATTTTTCGTCGGAAGTAATGTTTCATGAATTTCGTAGAATTCATCGTTTTCGCGGATcaagaaatttattgaaatttgaattttatcagATAAACATCCGATCGATTCGTtgccatgaatttttcacgattcGATGCGAACCAAAGCGAATGACCAAAAAAGTACCGAAGTCTCGGTgatataaataaaagaaaaataattcgtgCGCAAAAGTgcgtatggaaaaaaatgaatttctcaatATATTCGAGTCTCGATACGCTCTCGCACGAAGTAATTTTCTCACAATATATTTACGAATATATTTTGCATCGCGAAGATAAATTGTGGATGAGATTTGTCAGCTGTCTCGCGAGCGAGTTCTCGATTACGATGGATATTGAAACCGTGAGAATTGAGCGATATGCTAATGGCAGAAGTGTGTAGAAAACAGAGACCGGTAATGATTCACGCTGCATAATTGCCAAAGTACAAGAACGACACTAGGAGCGAGCGCAGGAGCGAGGTGAATGTAAACACGAAATCACTGCTGGCGCCTGTGCATGGTTCAGTCTCTCGCGATATCGAAATTAGTGAggctaattatttatttcgagcatatttataatttacagTATTACTCAAGATTGGATTATTAAGATTATTTCATGGGATCTTCGCGAATGTATGCTCTCCTCCAACGGGTTGTCACTTTGGAATGCGGTGAAAGTCTCACACGTACGAATGCCCGATGGAGATGAATGCACAGGCGTAAACACGTACACATAAACACGCGAAGACTCTCCGaacaaaaagaatataaacTCACCGTTTGTTTGATAGACGAAGATAAAAAGTGTCAAAACACgcgcgatttttttcgaattcatgGTGAAAAACCGactagaaaatattttcgtaatATTATTTCCCTCGAGAAAGAACACACGAGTCTTTAGGTGACTACACGTCGAACGGCCATATTGAAACGCGCGTACTGAAACCTCTGCCTGCCAGATACGAAGAACCGTCGTGAGTCCTTTCACTTTGCGTCCGCCGTCTCGAATCAGTCCCTCGCACACCGAAGTCGTCAACAAATGGATATCGAACGTTGCTGAATATCTCAGCATCGACCCTCCAACACTTGAGCACTGTTTTTTATGCGGTCATCCGAAGGACATATCCCGCCGGACGAAAACAACAATCGAAATTTACTGGCTTTTTGTTTACTTTTCGAGCTCATCGCGGTGACGAGCAGTTTTTGTAGTAGGAAAAAAAGGgggtaaataaattttttttatatttttgatgatagtaattattattcatttttatttcataagcAACATTTTGCATTGtctatttacaattttgttaattttatcAACTTTTATTATCGTAACTTATTAAAGCAATtgataaaagaaagaaaaaaaaaacgaaaatcgaggTGGCAAATGACGTAAAACGGAATTTCTTGTTCTCAATCGTTTTCGACatcttcgatattttttattttgaacttGTCCTTTTCTCTGCACACGATGATTAGGCCGCCGCAGTAGCAAAACGATGTCAGTAAAAATATGAATCCCAAATAGCCCACGTGCCGGAGAAAcgctagaaaaaaatgagaataacaAGCATAAACTTGAGCTTCAATGTTAGTGTTGAGCGCATCCGCTATCGGTCTGTCTTCATAAGAGCGCGCCTGAGCGTGACGTCACTCGGCCTCGCGCTCACTAGTTCACAGAGGCGCTGCTAGGTGGCCAAAACCATCATGATTTTTCTCGTAAACGGTAGGTTTGGGTATCAGTTTGTATATAAGACTCGAGCTAGGAACAGTTTCCGTACTTGCTTCGGCAGTACATATACTAAAATTGGAACGATACAGAGAAGATTAGCATGGCCCCTGCGCAAGGATGACACGCAAAATCGTGAAGCgttccacattttttgaagACTTTTAATTTCCCAGATAAACTCAGTTAGGCTAGTGTTCGTCGTTCAACATTTTTGTTTCGAATGACTTGCGAAAAGTGCAAATTAGGAAAATTGacgatttttcacaatttaaattttttttcttatcgaatGATTGGAAAAACACTGACTCGAGCTGATATCCATTTATGTTTTTCTGTCTGTCAAAACTTAACCTCAAATGTCAACGGACTCGCGGAAGAAtcattttcagcatttttaaTAAATCGCGTGTAAATAGTCGGAATTTCCTACAGCAGGTTTCCCAGAcccaaaaatatatttgtcagGTCAATATTCTCGTTGAATCATTAGACAAACTAAACGGTTTTTTTACCCTGTGTCAATAGCCGTGATTTCGAGAAAACACGAATTTGGACCTGCAACATTTTGACGTTATCAGCGTAACAAGTGTAATTCCCTTCCTCGTCGATCGAAACATCGATTAAATAAAGAGTCGAGAAAGTATCGACGAGAACTCTCGGCTCGGCGTCTTTCCTTCGAAAAGATCGTCCCATTCCTTTTTTCAATACGAGAGAATCCTTGCGCCAAACAACCATAGTCTCGTGCGTCGCGCTTGAGAATTTGTAATAAATATCAACGGACAATTCGTAACGTGCATTTTGCTAAATCGTTGAATCACCGGAACGGCCGGAACGTGAAACGAGCGGTTTCTTACTCAGGACAGACTATGGTTAGGTGTGCTCCCTGCGCCAATGTGTAACGTTTTTTGTACTTGAAATCGTTCCTCTTCGTAACTTTGACGCGGACACAGTCTTTGCATTTTTCCTCGAGTATAAACTCCGGCAAATCTCTCGTCGCTTTACTCACGAGGGGGAATTGGACGGCCAAAAATTCCGACCTTCGAATGAGACTCcggatcgaaaaaattttcacgaatATCATTAACCTTTTATCGAACGACATTTTACCTGCATGCCATCGTAGGAGTTTTCAAGAAAACATCCACGAGTTTGAGGTTTTTAGTTTCTGCCAATGTCTACGAAAATCATTTCTCGATGAACAAAAGTGCTCAGCTAATTGACGTTttcaaaagttaaaaaaagaCTCTTGAAATTAATTGCAAACCCAAATTCAAAAGTTTTATAGGTTAACTCCCACAAAACGGTTCTTTTgaccttttcatttttgtatgatgcattcccccccccccccccctgtgATATCGTagcttaatttgttttttcaataagcAAATATGAAAGAATTTTACTCGAATAGTGAAACGTCGCTTTACTCGGCATTGACCCCTGCTACTTTTAATGCCCTTTTTGTTTACACAACGTTCGCAGGGGCCCCAGGGAGTCCATACTGAGACCAATTCCAAGACTACACCTGCCTCACGAATTTCCACGAACTCGTTAATCCTCGATACCTGCGTAGGGCAATAAAGAGTCGAACGATATTACCCTAAAATTCATTGTTCGATAtttttgtaatgaaaatttggaaaaagccACTTTGTGTTTACTGCGAATCTATCCGTCACAGGCTGAAGATAAACTTCTCGGTATTTTTCCCAATCCGTGATGTTTCCTCTGGAAACTTCAACGTCTTCGTTTGGCTTGTGGACGGCCTCGAGCCTGTAgttgtatttattttcctcTTCCTCGCCATTCGGACCGTGACAGCGATAAATTCCAGTGTCGGAATCATCGAAGTTTTTGATAACGAGAGAGAAGCCGGGAGTCGTGTGAACTCGATTCATCGATATGTTGTTGTCCATTCCGAGATCTAACTCGTAGGGCTTTTTCATCCGCTGATTATCTTGACGGTACCAGATTTTTGGACCCATTTCGTTTCTCTCGTTACTGCATGGAATACTGTCGCTCGAAAAGCACGAAATtgggaacaaaaaaattcaaaaaaacgaGATCTCGGGGTTTTCGTCATCAAAATATTTCACAGCTTGTGTCGAAAgagttttcaaaaagttcgacAGTTTTAATAATTGCTAAAGAGTATTTTtgggacaaaaaaattttgacttgggaataaatgaaattgaaaaaaaaataaacattgaagAACTTTTTAAACATGACAATGTGAATTGTGACGAAATTTTCCCTCAGCATTGATCCAAGGtggcgagaaaataaaaattcaataaatcgtATGAAAGAACGAGAAATCTAACCAAAAATGACAGTTGAGAACGATGGTCGTATTGATTTCAGCATCGATGAGAATATATTCGTCGAATTCCAACGGTGCAGTCAAACGGTCTCGTTCTCtgcaatatttatttatgtccGGAGATACATTAACGGCGATGACGAAGATGGGGTATAAAACGCCGTGAGTAATGAGCCGAAATTGAGAAAAGCTCATATTTGGTGTAAAAAGATTTGAATTTTGGCGCTTGAAATTGATAACGAGCTGGAACGtggaagaatattttttccctctccACTTGGATACGCACGAGTTGCGCGCCCGCGTCGCGTGTTGTTTGGCGGCGTTCGTAAGAAGCACGCGCGCACCCACAATGCATCAGTGTTAATATCAACATGGCGGACGAGATTGAAAGTGagtgaaaatttatcaatctaaCAAACCAACCATTTTCAAGTAGTTTATAATAAACTCGTAGGAAACTgctttaaacaattaattggtaAAACAAGGGGGATTGTGGTTTAAATCCGTTCGAAAATGCAGCCGgtaaagataaaaataaagggaacACGGTTAAATcgtgtgtatttttgttccgtATCGTAGTTCGCGAGAGCCCCCCTCGTCGTATAGTTGTGGATgggtttcaaaatttcaaaaaaatgaccAATGCACGATTAAAGCGGGACACGGCCGGGGAACATGTCGGAGGATGAATTTGTTTTCGCTTCTCATTCCCGCTTCATTCAAGCGGTACAATTTTAATTTCGTGAAACTTAACCGAGACATTtaacaaataaacttttgccAACAAATTACGGGTAACCTCCGAACTCATGGGCAGGCGGGTGCAGGGGGCGGCAGAGGAATAATAATTCTTTCGAACGCGTTTGTATGCACTTCTCTTCCGTGCTGTTTACACGGGTCATTTTCCCGATTGAAATATTGGGTTATGTCGGAATACAGTGTTAAAAAGTTGTACACGTATGACCGTGCGATACGAAAGACTCGATCGAATAATGTACGACCtgcgaaaatggaaaataaccGTCGGGACAAATCGGCGCGGAACATGGACAAATGGATTGAAcgtttgtttccgtttttcttttttttcgctgtCCCAGCGAATTTTTGCCTAGCGTCGTTATTCGTTTgtcatcaatttttgtttcccttttttcgaattctgaAAATGTGACTTGAGATTCACTCGATTCGAGTAGAGTGTAGCTGAAAATCCACCCCTGtctgttttcaaaattcaccaccgttcattcgttttatttttgaattttactccAAAATGGCACTTAATAAAAATTGCCTCCAAAAACAAACACCGTTTGTAACATTACGGTTTTTCGTCATCCGCAGACGAATCTGCTGAGACTCTGCTCTCCATGAAAAATGGAGGGTTCCCGTCGATAGATGATATTAAACAAGAACTTTGCGACGACGACTCCATGGACATCGAGGAACACCAATTATCCAATAATTCTATGGATTCCTCCCATATGGATATCGAAGATTCCGAACCTACCCCGGAGTTTGGACCTGCCGCTCTTGGACTTCAAAGAGTTGGCACGAAACCTCCACCTAAACCCAATCCACCGATGCAACCGGTTCAAGTTCTTAACCGGAGAGGAATGCCagcgagaataagaaaaaagaataaacttttttacgatgaCATTCTGGTCAACCATCCTCATCACAGGTTAGTACTTTTTACAAAGGGATtccatcagtttcttttatttcatatattttcatttattatgttTAAACATCGACGTGTCATGAGTTTCTGTTTTTTGCCTGTTATGGAACAACACCAACATCATTTGTGACATCAGattaaaatagttttaaaaaatgactgttTTCATCCAACAATTTGAGGGATTTAAGTCACAGAAGATTGAGCACCAGTAGATTTGCAGAGCCTATTTCTTTTAGTGATTTAtgtaaatgttgaaaaacctCTAACTTGGGATCGTTAACTAGTTATCGCTAGAGTATCGATTAAGGCTTTAGTCACTAACAACACTGTACCGCAGTGGCTCTTGAACCTTTGTACAATTAAAACTCACAACAGATCCCATTCTCCCAGAATAAAGAAGGATCCGTCGTTAATGGAGATAAAATCATCGCCGAAGAAGATAGCTAGGCCATCACCGGCGAAAAAGGTTCAGAAGCCCGTTACGGAGACCCCAAAAAGGCAAAGTAGCGCAGCATCAAGTGTACCAGCGGTAACAACCCCAACACCACCAATAAAGCAAGAAAAAGAGGCGGATAAGCAGCAGGCAGCAGGAGCAGTGACACAGCCAGGTTCTCCAGATAGAAAAATAGGTCAAAAGATAGGAATGCGTCTGCGTAATCTTTTAAAGCTGCCGAAGGCTCACAAATGGGTGTGTTACGAGTGGTTCTACAGCAAcattgataaaacgttgtttGAAGGAGACAATGATTTCATGATATGTTTGAAAGAGTCGTTTCCCCAGTTACAAACGAGAAAACTAACGCGAGTTGAGTGGTGTAAAATCCGTAGGATGATGGGAAAACCACGGAGATGTTCACAGTCCTTTTTTGAAGAGGAAAGACGAGAATTAGAAcggaaaagacaaaaaataagaatgctGCAGCAAAGAAAAGCTGGCGATATGAGCAGCTTTAAAGATTTGCCACCAGAAATCCCGCTGCAGTTGGTCATAGGCACCAAAGTCACTGCCAGGTTGAGAAAACCTCAGGATGGGCTTTTCACAGGTAGCATCGACGCAGTCGACACTAGCAACAACACTTATCGAATCACCTTCGAACGCGCTGGTCTTGGAACTCACAGCGTTCCTGATTACGAAGTTCTATCCAACGAACCCCCTGAAACCATCAGCGTCTCCTCCTTCGCTCTACATTTTCGACCTCGACACGTTGCTTACGTTCCTGCACAACCTTACGCCCTCAAAGTTCGATCTCCCAGACTCAACAACGACCCTCTTATCTCAAACGCTGCAATACCCACCCCGAAAAGAGCTCACATCGGTGGCACCATGAACGGATACCCGCTCAAACTCCTCGAATTTATGGTCAAAGTTAATAAGATTCTTGCTGCtaagaaaatcaaaatacaaaaacttCGGGAAATGAACGCCGAGGCCGAGAAACATCGGTCTTTGGGTGAATATTTGCCTCCCGATTTTGAGAGACGATACGCTGGGtgagtttttttcttaaaaaactGTCCTTTCTCTGTCTACATTGTCCCCAAATAATAAGATGtggtaaaaattttgtaaaatccgtattttccaaatttcaggGTTGTCGTCGAtctcgaaaaaatgaacgttGCTCTTCAAGAATTTCTCAACGATATTCAAGACCTCTGCCAAGAAATGGCACCTGAGCCGAGTATGGCCGCAATGTTGGCCCCCTCGCATCTTCGAGAAAAATGTCGTCAAGAAGCCAGTGACATGGTTTCTCGAAATAATATCATCAATGATAAGGGACCGTCGAAAATGAATCAGCTGGTTACAGATTTGACGGCTCTCATGCTCCAAGTCAAGGTAAAGAAACGAATTCGCcctgataatttttttcattgtctaTAAATGAGTTACCAATgaaacgcttttttttttttttatcatttacaTTGATATGGCtttgttgaaaatattcgaaatttgattttcctctGTTGGAATGTTCACAGTGCCTCTCGGATTCTGATCGAAATGCCTACGAACTTAAAGTATTGCAAGGAACGATGGAGCAAATAAGATCGAGACTGACGCCGCAAAACGagcaagtttttcaaaattgcgtCGAGGTTCATATGCAGCGTATACAATTGGGTCTTGGCCAGATCGGTGCACTGACACCGTTCATGGCTCAAAAAGCTTAACATCACACTTAACTTATGTAGCGAGAAAGAGCAAgatttgaaagagaaaaaaggaaaacattTTGTACAGATTAATGCTATATATAACGTCGTAAGAGAGCCAAAAGAACGATCGTTGAATTTAGTGCTCGGCGTACAAAAGTCGAAGGCAGAAGTTATGCCGTTCGTTTTATTTTGCATGAAATGCGTGGGCGTTCTCGCATGATTCGATGTGATGAACGagagataaatattttttcgaattaatcAAACAGTCTGAAAAATGCGGGCAAAGTTTTTTGTGACTGAACTCACGTTCACGATTTCAATCACAAAAAAGTCGATATTGGTCTTTAAGGAAATTAAGATCGATCGCGGTTTCAGCAATAATTggcaaatttttataataatttgcGGAATCGTGATTGCGacatttctaaaaaaaaatgttattttagtTGGTTTAATACTTAAGAATAATGAATAGATGAACATTGTaaattaatattatcattcAAAGCTTAATATTTTATTGGAGATTCAAAATATCGATTATTAAAATCCTAAATATGAACTATTGTCTTTTCATTCTGGTCTCTGCTATTCCTGCATCGGTCcctaaaaaaatagaatggaATGTGAtgggatttttcaattttatgttttctgtactgaaaaaattctgtttcgGTTTATGTGAATCATCAGtacaaataaatttcgagAACCGCTGAAAATAGAATTATTCCTTAAGAAACCTTTTGGttcgagaaaatttattttttcatgtttcctttatttatatatacaaatgGCTATATAACAATTCACGTGTTCaggtttacatttttttttttcatttctcccaAAATCATCGCGTGTCGTAATCGAGAGGAATTTTTGCCGTATatttttgcactttttttctcttctttcagaatgattttgcggtAAAAGATTGAGAACTATAAATAGGAAGATCGTTTAGACAGATTGAAACAATTCAACAATACTTTTCGGCTGAATATTAATTGGAAAGGaggaaaatcagaaaaaaactcGGAACTTTGCAAATATAAAAAGCGCGAAAATGTTTACAAAAACCAGGATTTccgaattaaaaattattcgaaattattataagaTTCGTTTGCATAaacttttccaaaaaatactgctcattttgttgatttttctgaattttttacttcgacGCAGTTTCTCATGAGCGTAAAAAATTAGCAACCcggaatagaaaattttttaacatttgtgTTTCGTTCGAAGATGAATGAACTAGCGAAATTCATCGATACATGTCATCGAACATTTTAGCCAGTTACGAGGTCTAGAAATAACGTTCTCAAAAAGTGTCGTTTTCGAAATGTGAGTTATAAGGGAAATCTCAAAAACGTCGATTCGTACGAGTTTTTCCATGTGTTTTCTGCaatagagaacaaaaaataaaatgacaaattcACGAGTCTTGTCACGAGTGCAAGATAGACTTATGTTAACTATTCAGTGATTCGCTTAAAATCATTCAAAgatattgaagtttgtattgtgaaaaaagagcgaaattttctctctccgAAGTTTCAACGACCAAGAATCATCGCTAATTTTTCACTCCAGGAAATCATCGGTTTtcgtaattgaatttttttttcctctcggtgcaaaatcgatgtttttttacTCTGACCCAAGAAACGGCAATTGAGTAATCTATCttggcaataaaaaaaaaaaaaaaaaatacgttgcGTTTCAACGACGCAAACCTCAAATCCGTAGTTATCATTCTTCGAACCAGTCAAAACGATTTTGACGTtgctttcgaaaatatttctcaGTAAACTGCTTCATGATCTAGCCGAAATTGAAGGAGTCTTATTTCTTGTTATTATCGAGTGTTTCAATGAGATTATCCGCGTCTTCAGATGTTTTGACTCTCAATAAAACCGGAGTTGGCGGAGGTTCTGAATCTGGCAACGGGAGACAAACCAACATAACTGTGTTTTTGTtcattcgtttcgttggaaTCGACGTTGTCAATAATGTGTTTAACAACAAATTTCCTAACGAATTGTCAGCTCGCACGATCAGTTGAGTCTTTCCGTTCGGTGTTGGTTTCAAAAACAATACACCAACTCCTCGGTCCCCAAAGTTTCCGTCCTTCTTAACAAATACTTTGCAACTgtgaaacgaagaaaacattGATAGTGGATTTTTCCTTCTAGATTTCAAAATCAGTGATAGATCTTTCTTaccgtttttcaaaaaatgcatCTTCTTCCGTGATTGGTTTGAAATCCGGTTTTGGTGGCTCTTCATCTTCTTCCTTATCTTCATCAGCCTTGGTTTCCGTATTTTGAGACGCAACGACGTGGGATCCAAAGGAGAATGGTTTGCCACTGAACAAAGATAAAAAGtcaggtgtttttttttattttcgtatgaaaacgacatgttttttgaaaatgagaatttaatgGAATACCTTCCAAAGCTGAATCCGGCCGAAGGTGTGGATCCTGTGGTGGAACTTTGTCCAAAACTGAAAGTGGCGGTGGCTGTAGTGGATTGTCCAAAGGATCCAAAACCTGaggatttttcggttttcgaTTGGTCCGTTTCTTCACTAATTTGTGAAAGGTTAGaggttttattgaaaaaaagattattttcggTGCTAATGCTGCCGAACGTAGGTTTGTCGTCTTTTTTGTCTGTTCCACTAGTAAAAGTCGATTTAGTAGTGGAATTCATATCGCCAAAAGATGGTTTTTGTGAGCCCCAATTGAAGCTGGCATTGCTACTCGTCGATGTTTTGACTCCGTCGAAGAAgctagattttttttcctcagagAGAGACTCGCTACTCGCTGTTTTTTCTAGTGCAGCAACAGTGGATAATTTTGAGCTGGTGGCGAGCGGTTTTTCTGGTACAATTTCGTCATCGTTCGAAAGGAAACTCTCGTGAGCATGCTTGGCTTCTATGTCCTTGagatatttctcgtaatctcTAAATATTGGGGTTAGAATACAAAACGGATTAGAATCAACGTGTGATTTAATCCACTGGGTAACGCCCTCGTTCAGTCCTTTCAATTTGGCAAAGTAATCCgaagattttttgaatatcCGATCTTCCTTCTCACTCGATTCAGGCTTTTTCGAATCCTCCTTCAAAGACTCGCTCTTTTCTATTACAGACTGTGTAATCTCAGATTTATCTGTTCCATTTTCTGGAATTTTCCTCGCTCCGTTGCTTGCTGTGCTCACATTCGATTGTGTTAAAGTATTTTCACTCGTCGTAGAGTTTTCCAATGTGTTGCTTTTTGACAGGAAACTAAATGGAGTGGAACTTGGAGCTGGAGCAGTCTTGAATCCCGAGAACAAGCCGAAAGGGGTTTTGGTACTTCCCTAGAgttcaatgagaaaaaaagatgcTTCAGATCATTTCATAATGTGAAGAGACATTTCGAAAGCAAGTTCGAAGCTGtgtaatcaatgaaaaaattcatttaccgGAGTAGCGCCATCTGCACTTCTTGGCAATCTCCGTCGTGCTGCTTTAACTACCCTTTTCTCAAGAACCTCCGGAGGAGCTTTGACAAAAGTTCCTGCTTCCTCAGGCTCGTCCTCGTTGTCCCAATTGTCATGATTCAGGTCACTTGTTGCTGTTCGTTTGCATGCCATTACTGCAGCTTAAATCAATCcaaccaaagttttttcttttcaattgctTTATCAAAACATTTCCCTTATACCCAGTAATTCGGCTTCATAATACCAAGTTTAATTTTGATCAAACAAATTCCGGATTTTGATGAgcattatttttcctttttttttttgagaatgtCAAAGATTGACTGTCAGATTAAAATCAGGGAATATTCGAACTGAAAAATTCCTCGAAAACGAGAATTGAggggaaataaaatatgccgCAACTTAACCTAACTTTCCGTATATTTAGTTACTCTGCATTGTTGGAATAATTGAGTGATATTGAATGGAATTGTTGTTTATATGGAGCAGGGTGCagttggaataaaaaagaatcgaTGGCGAACtcacgaatttttaaaaacgagAGCAACCCAGATCAGAAGTGTTACGGTGTTGAAAAGTTTTAGCTTTCCGGATCGATCGATTTCTGTTTAGGCACAATTGTTATTAAAAAACACGCCACAGTCCGGAATCTGTGATATAGAGGTGACATCGTAGAATGTTTTGTCAACAAACGGTTGCTCGAACACTGTTTAGTGTTTGAGtaaatgtaagaaaaaaagagcaaGAAAAAGTAACCAGTTTCACGAGGTTAAAACCGACGCGAATTGTAAAAACTTCACGCTCACTATTGATTTACAAGGTAATTATACAAATTCGTGTGGAAAAATAGTCGCTTacctttttttaatattactcgttaaaaattgttttcaaagcTACTCAAATAATATATAGTGCACTTGTGTCGCAAAAAATTCACCGCTA includes the following:
- the Nup50 gene encoding nuclear pore complex protein Nup50 produces the protein MACKRTATSDLNHDNWDNEDEPEEAGTFVKAPPEVLEKRVVKAARRRLPRSADGATPGSTKTPFGLFSGFKTAPAPSSTPFSFLSKSNTLENSTTSENTLTQSNVSTASNGARKIPENGTDKSEITQSVIEKSESLKEDSKKPESSEKEDRIFKKSSDYFAKLKGLNEGVTQWIKSHVDSNPFCILTPIFRDYEKYLKDIEAKHAHESFLSNDDEIVPEKPLATSSKLSTVAALEKTASSESLSEEKKSSFFDGVKTSTSSNASFNWGSQKPSFGDMNSTTKSTFTSGTDKKDDKPTFGSISTENNLFFNKTSNLSQISEETDQSKTEKSSGFGSFGQSTTATATFSFGQSSTTGSTPSAGFSFGSGKPFSFGSHVVASQNTETKADEDKEEDEEPPKPDFKPITEEDAFFEKRCKVFVKKDGNFGDRGVGVLFLKPTPNGKTQLIVRADNSLGNLLLNTLLTTSIPTKRMNKNTVMLVCLPLPDSEPPPTPVLLRVKTSEDADNLIETLDNNKK